Proteins from one Streptomyces sp. NBC_00289 genomic window:
- a CDS encoding branched-chain amino acid ABC transporter permease → MTTITATLGTDRARRLRAALTVLLASALAVGAPFYFAPFQVFQLTMVLLYAVALAGLNLLVGFGGQISLGHGAFFAAGAYTAAVMLDRYDTGHLATLPVAAAGCFLLGLGFGVPALRLRGLYLALVTLSFAVFLPPLLKRLEPVTGGSMGLTVDKLQPPAWSGLAEDQWMYFVVLAVTAVALLLARNLLRSRVGRALLAARDNESAAEVMGVRLSLHKTLAFAWSAMFAGVAGCLYTWVIGFVSPDSFSFVLSIMLLAGLVVGGLASLYGPLLGAAFVMYVPSVSQDLSEAAPGVVFGLLIIAVMLVAPTGLAGLPGRVRAAVTRRPTRTTAAPDRTPEAESGPEAESGPEAESGPEVESGREVQSGPDTEPKSQAASDPSATLTPADPAVVDAEPVGAPPRTEKE, encoded by the coding sequence ATGACCACGATCACCGCAACACTCGGCACGGACCGCGCCCGGCGCCTGCGCGCCGCGCTCACCGTGCTGCTCGCGTCGGCGCTCGCCGTCGGCGCACCGTTCTACTTCGCCCCCTTCCAGGTCTTCCAGCTGACCATGGTGCTTCTGTACGCCGTGGCGCTGGCCGGTCTGAACCTGCTGGTCGGATTCGGCGGGCAGATCTCGCTCGGGCACGGCGCGTTCTTCGCGGCGGGTGCCTACACGGCGGCGGTCATGCTCGACCGGTACGACACCGGGCACCTGGCCACACTGCCGGTCGCGGCCGCCGGATGCTTCCTGCTGGGCCTCGGGTTCGGAGTGCCCGCGCTGCGGCTGCGCGGGCTGTACCTGGCCCTGGTCACCCTCTCGTTCGCGGTGTTCCTGCCGCCGCTGCTCAAGCGGCTGGAACCGGTGACGGGCGGCTCCATGGGCCTGACCGTGGACAAGCTGCAGCCACCCGCCTGGAGCGGGCTGGCCGAGGACCAGTGGATGTACTTCGTCGTCCTCGCCGTCACCGCGGTGGCCCTGCTGCTCGCCCGCAACCTGCTGCGCTCCCGGGTCGGCAGGGCACTGCTCGCCGCGCGGGACAACGAGAGCGCCGCCGAGGTCATGGGCGTACGTCTGTCGCTGCACAAGACCCTCGCCTTCGCGTGGAGCGCGATGTTCGCGGGTGTCGCCGGGTGTCTGTACACCTGGGTGATCGGCTTCGTCTCGCCCGACTCCTTCAGCTTCGTTCTGTCCATCATGCTGCTGGCCGGCCTGGTGGTCGGGGGGCTCGCCTCACTGTATGGGCCTCTGCTGGGGGCGGCGTTCGTGATGTACGTGCCGAGCGTGTCCCAGGACCTCAGCGAGGCGGCACCCGGAGTGGTGTTCGGCCTGCTGATCATCGCGGTGATGCTCGTGGCCCCGACGGGACTGGCCGGCCTGCCCGGCCGTGTCCGGGCCGCTGTCACCCGTCGCCCGACTCGCACCACCGCCGCCCCCGACCGGACGCCCGAGGCCGAATCCGGGCCTGAGGCCGAATCCGGGCCCGAGGCCGAATCCGGGCCTGAGGTCGAATCCGGGCGCGAGGTCCAATCCGGGCCTGATACGGAGCCGAAGTCCCAGGCCGCATCCGACCCCTCCGCGACCCTCACCCCCGCGGATCCCGCAGTTGTCGACGCCGAACCCGTGGGCGCACCGCCCCGCACGGAAAAGGAATGA
- a CDS encoding ABC transporter substrate-binding protein — MRKTTALRAAAAAAAVLLTATACGSQRGKDDQGTAAGGACKGQQTTGITDTTIKLGGIYPLSGPASAYGTISKGVAAYFTYVNAQGGIDGRKVEFAVRDDGYQPPKAVEEARRLVEQEKVFAVFQTLGTPSTAAVWDYLNKQKVPQPFVATGASVWGTDDKHPWTIGWQPNYVAEARVYAKYLKDEKPKAKVAVLYQNDDFGKDLLGGFKQAVAGSGIKVVAKESYEVTAPSVSAQMNNLARSKADVLLNITTPKFGSQALAADAKNTKWNPLHIVNNVASSAAVLQPVGFKNVQGVVSATYFKDPADPQWANDPEMKTYTDAMHKYAPDADPANQFNAYGWAAASSLHQALDAMKCPTREGLRDAVRNLGDVKVGMLLPGVTLSTGHDDAFPLETMQLMRFKGERWQLFGKPVDTREEFGPLAK, encoded by the coding sequence ATGCGCAAGACCACCGCTCTGCGGGCGGCCGCGGCCGCTGCCGCCGTCCTGCTCACCGCGACCGCCTGCGGCAGCCAGCGAGGCAAGGACGACCAGGGCACCGCCGCCGGCGGTGCCTGCAAGGGCCAGCAGACCACCGGCATCACCGACACGACCATCAAACTGGGCGGGATCTACCCGCTGTCGGGACCGGCCTCCGCGTACGGCACGATCAGCAAGGGCGTGGCCGCCTACTTCACGTACGTCAACGCCCAGGGCGGCATAGACGGCCGCAAGGTCGAGTTCGCCGTCCGCGACGACGGCTACCAGCCGCCCAAGGCGGTCGAGGAGGCCCGCAGACTGGTCGAGCAGGAGAAGGTCTTCGCCGTGTTCCAGACCCTGGGCACCCCGTCCACGGCAGCCGTGTGGGACTACCTCAACAAGCAGAAGGTGCCGCAGCCCTTCGTCGCCACGGGCGCCTCCGTCTGGGGCACGGACGACAAGCACCCCTGGACCATCGGGTGGCAGCCCAACTACGTGGCCGAGGCACGGGTGTACGCCAAGTACCTCAAGGACGAGAAGCCGAAGGCCAAGGTCGCGGTCCTCTACCAGAACGACGACTTCGGCAAGGACCTGCTCGGCGGATTCAAGCAGGCCGTCGCCGGCAGCGGCATCAAGGTGGTCGCCAAGGAGAGCTACGAGGTCACCGCCCCCTCCGTCTCCGCACAGATGAACAACCTCGCCCGCTCCAAGGCGGACGTGCTGCTCAACATCACCACGCCCAAGTTCGGCAGCCAGGCCCTCGCCGCCGATGCCAAGAACACCAAGTGGAACCCGCTGCACATCGTGAACAACGTGGCCTCGTCCGCCGCCGTGCTCCAGCCCGTCGGGTTCAAGAACGTCCAGGGCGTGGTCTCGGCGACCTACTTCAAGGACCCTGCCGACCCGCAGTGGGCGAACGATCCCGAGATGAAGACGTACACCGACGCCATGCACAAGTACGCCCCCGACGCCGACCCGGCCAACCAGTTCAACGCCTATGGCTGGGCCGCCGCATCCAGCCTTCACCAGGCCCTGGACGCGATGAAGTGCCCGACCAGGGAAGGGCTGCGGGACGCGGTGCGTAACCTGGGGGACGTGAAGGTCGGCATGCTGCTGCCCGGGGTCACCTTGTCCACGGGCCATGACGACGCCTTCCCGCTCGAGACGATGCAGCTGATGCGGTTCAAGGGCGAGCGGTGGCAGCTGTTCGGCAAGCCGGTGGACACCCGCGAAGAGTTCGGCCCACTGGCGAAGTGA
- a CDS encoding branched-chain amino acid ABC transporter permease — MTDLLQQVVEGLGSGAVYASLALALVLIHRFTGIVNFAQGELAMLSTYVAWQLVASGMPFWLALPVTLAVSFAGGMLVERIVIRPVQDAPELTVVIVTVGLFIFVNALAGLIWSFTVKDFPQPFPDGGLDLAGVRVDWSTFGIVAVVAVVMGLLYLLFQHTSLGLVMRAVACNPASARLSGIPVGRVLMLGWGLAAMVGAVSGVLVAPLLFLEPNMMGGVLIYAFAAATLGGFDSPVGAVVGGLFVGVAETLTGAYVDVIGADLKVGIPLVIILAVLLVRPQGLFGRAAVERA, encoded by the coding sequence GTGACCGATCTTCTCCAGCAAGTGGTGGAAGGGCTGGGCTCCGGCGCGGTGTACGCCAGCCTGGCGCTGGCCCTGGTGCTGATCCACCGGTTCACGGGGATCGTCAACTTCGCGCAGGGCGAGCTGGCCATGCTCTCCACGTACGTCGCCTGGCAGCTGGTGGCGTCCGGGATGCCGTTCTGGCTGGCGCTGCCGGTCACCCTCGCGGTGTCCTTCGCCGGCGGCATGCTGGTCGAGCGGATCGTCATCCGCCCCGTGCAGGACGCGCCCGAGCTGACCGTGGTCATCGTCACGGTCGGCCTGTTCATCTTCGTCAACGCGCTGGCCGGCCTGATCTGGTCGTTCACCGTGAAGGACTTCCCACAGCCGTTCCCCGACGGCGGGCTGGACCTGGCGGGGGTGCGCGTGGACTGGTCGACCTTCGGGATCGTCGCAGTGGTGGCCGTCGTGATGGGCCTGCTGTATCTGCTGTTCCAGCACACTTCCCTCGGCCTGGTGATGCGAGCGGTCGCCTGCAACCCGGCCTCCGCACGCCTGTCGGGCATCCCGGTGGGCCGAGTTCTGATGCTCGGCTGGGGGCTGGCCGCGATGGTCGGCGCCGTGTCGGGCGTGCTCGTCGCCCCGCTGCTGTTCCTGGAGCCCAACATGATGGGCGGAGTGCTGATCTACGCGTTCGCCGCGGCCACCCTCGGGGGCTTCGACAGCCCCGTGGGCGCGGTCGTCGGCGGCTTGTTCGTGGGAGTCGCCGAGACGCTGACCGGGGCGTACGTCGATGTCATCGGCGCCGATCTGAAGGTGGGCATTCCCCTGGTGATCATCCTGGCGGTGCTCCTTGTACGGCCCCAGGGCCTCTTCGGACGGGCGGCGGTGGAACGCGCATGA